The following are encoded together in the Flavobacterium sp. TR2 genome:
- a CDS encoding protease complex subunit PrcB family protein, with the protein MKQILLIFSILLLLVSCDNDELPQSDVPFALVAKGDSFPNDQSIAQRHLVIKDAKTWNKFMKEMNFSIEKNIDFSQYQVIAVIDKTQPNDGHSIDIVEMTENRNTIIVKVEKLKNGNLTKKSSRPYDVVKTAKTDKKVVFEQ; encoded by the coding sequence ATGAAACAGATTTTATTAATTTTTAGCATCCTGCTTTTGCTGGTGAGCTGTGACAATGATGAATTGCCGCAGTCTGACGTTCCATTTGCATTAGTAGCCAAAGGAGATTCTTTTCCTAATGACCAAAGTATTGCCCAAAGGCATTTGGTTATTAAAGATGCCAAGACTTGGAATAAATTCATGAAAGAAATGAACTTTTCGATAGAAAAGAATATTGATTTTAGCCAATATCAGGTTATTGCTGTTATTGATAAAACCCAGCCAAATGACGGGCATTCAATAGATATTGTGGAAATGACCGAAAACCGCAATACGATAATCGTAAAAGTCGAAAAGCTGAAAAACGGTAATCTCACAAAGAAATCCTCAAGACCTTATGATGTTGTGAAAACAGCAAAAACAGACAAAAAAGTGGTTTTTGAACAATAA